One Cellulomonas sp. NS3 genomic region harbors:
- a CDS encoding TlyA family RNA methyltransferase — MSVATARLDTELVRRGLARSRRHAGELIAAGRVAVDGVATSRSATALRAEQSVTVVPDDDPGYASRAGHKLAGALDRWLPAGLRVADRVCLDAGASTGGFTDVLLRHGARRVVAVDVGHGQLVDALRTDPRVDSREGVNVRALAPADLDPSPELVVADLSFISLTLVLPALASVAADGADLVVMVKPQFEVGRERLGSGGVVRDAGLRADAVLSVARAAVALGLVVVDVCASPLPGPSGNVEFFLWLRRADRRAAAAPTDAAPTEAAPTEAASADARDTGAARTGDHRDTGPGRTSAHPTDAGPPGPGTARTGLTGDELVRRVKAVVRAADGTAS; from the coding sequence ATGAGCGTGGCGACCGCACGTCTGGACACCGAGCTGGTGCGTCGCGGGCTGGCTCGCTCGCGCCGTCACGCGGGCGAGCTGATCGCCGCGGGGCGGGTCGCCGTGGACGGCGTCGCGACCTCCCGCAGCGCCACGGCACTGAGGGCCGAGCAGTCGGTGACCGTGGTCCCGGACGACGACCCCGGCTACGCCTCGCGTGCGGGTCACAAGCTCGCCGGTGCCCTCGACCGGTGGCTGCCCGCGGGGCTGCGCGTCGCGGACCGGGTGTGCCTCGACGCCGGGGCGAGCACGGGCGGGTTCACCGACGTGCTGCTGCGGCACGGCGCCCGCCGGGTCGTGGCGGTCGACGTCGGGCACGGTCAGCTCGTCGACGCGCTGCGCACCGACCCGCGCGTCGACTCGCGGGAGGGCGTGAACGTCCGCGCCCTCGCGCCCGCGGACCTGGATCCGTCGCCCGAGCTCGTGGTCGCCGACCTCTCGTTCATCTCGCTCACGCTCGTGCTCCCGGCGCTCGCGAGTGTGGCCGCGGACGGCGCCGACCTCGTCGTCATGGTCAAGCCGCAGTTCGAGGTCGGCCGGGAGCGTCTCGGGTCGGGCGGGGTCGTGCGTGATGCCGGGCTGCGCGCCGACGCCGTGCTCTCGGTGGCCCGCGCCGCAGTCGCTCTCGGTCTGGTCGTCGTCGACGTGTGTGCGAGCCCGTTGCCGGGGCCGAGCGGGAACGTGGAGTTCTTCCTGTGGCTGCGCCGCGCGGACCGACGGGCCGCCGCCGCGCCGACCGACGCCGCGCCGACCGAGGCCGCGCCGACCGAGGCCGCGTCGGCGGACGCCCGCGACACGGGCGCGGCGCGGACCGGTGACCACCGCGACACCGGCCCCGGCCGGACGAGCGCGCACCCGACCGACGCGGGGCCGCCCGGCCCCGGGACCGCCCGCACCGGGCTCACCGGCGACGAGCTCGTGCGTCGAGTGAAGGCCGTCGTGCGTGCGGCGGACGGGACCGCGTCGTGA
- a CDS encoding NAD kinase — protein sequence MTRRVLVVTHGGRAEAVAATDEAVRALKAAGFVPVIADDDGTPPCVDDLDLAVVLGGDGTILRAAELTRGTGVPLLGVNLGHVGFLAESEREDIVEAVRRLADGAYTVEERGTLDVRVHTPGGGAPDVGWALNEAALEKSDRARMLEVVIEVDGRPLSSFGCDGVVLATATGSTAHAFSAGGPVVWPDVDGMILVPLSAHALFARPLVVGPSSVLAVEILGRSPASGVVTCDGRRSTELPVGSRVEVRRSPVPVRLARLSHAPFTDRLVNKFALPVEGWRGEKPNGGRRALPTDGHED from the coding sequence GTGACCCGCCGCGTCCTCGTCGTGACGCACGGCGGACGGGCGGAGGCGGTCGCCGCGACCGACGAGGCCGTGCGCGCGCTCAAGGCGGCCGGGTTCGTTCCGGTCATCGCGGACGACGACGGCACCCCGCCGTGCGTCGACGACCTCGACCTCGCGGTCGTCCTGGGCGGCGACGGCACGATCCTGCGGGCCGCCGAGCTGACCCGCGGCACCGGCGTGCCGTTGCTCGGGGTCAACCTCGGGCACGTCGGCTTCCTGGCCGAGAGCGAGCGCGAGGACATCGTCGAGGCCGTGCGCCGCCTCGCCGACGGCGCCTACACGGTCGAGGAGCGCGGGACCCTCGACGTGCGCGTGCACACCCCGGGTGGGGGTGCGCCCGACGTCGGCTGGGCCCTCAACGAGGCCGCCCTCGAGAAGAGCGACCGCGCCCGGATGCTCGAGGTCGTCATCGAGGTCGACGGCCGTCCGCTGTCGTCCTTCGGGTGCGACGGGGTCGTCCTCGCGACGGCCACGGGCTCCACCGCGCACGCGTTCTCCGCCGGCGGTCCGGTCGTGTGGCCGGACGTCGACGGCATGATCCTCGTGCCGCTCTCGGCGCACGCGCTGTTCGCCCGCCCGCTCGTCGTCGGGCCGTCGAGCGTGCTCGCCGTCGAGATCCTGGGCCGCTCACCGGCCAGCGGGGTCGTCACGTGCGACGGACGGCGCAGCACGGAGCTGCCGGTCGGCTCGCGCGTCGAGGTCCGCCGCAGCCCGGTGCCGGTGCGCCTCGCACGGCTCAGCCACGCCCCGTTCACGGACCGGCTCGTGAACAAGTTCGCGCTGCCCGTCGAGGGGTGGCGCGGCGAGAAGCCGAACGGGGGGCGACGCGCCCTCCCCACCGACGGACACGAGGACTGA
- the recN gene encoding DNA repair protein RecN codes for MLEEIRIENLGVIGRAHVTLGRGLTVLTGETGAGKTMVLTGLSLLLGGKADPAVVRTGQRSASVEGRIVEPEGSAVLRRAEDAGAEADDDGTLVVLRTVGAATAETSGRSRAFLGGRSVPQGVLADLADALVTVHGQADQARLRSPSRQRAALDAFAGPEHAATLERYREAWNARQAVVAELAELVERSQDRAREAELLRLGLSEVERIDPQPGEDVELAAEVERLSHAEDLRAAASGAHTALVGEDDATADGSASAVIDHARRLLENVGEHDATLAALATRVAEAGYLVADAAADLSSYVQDLQADPGRLETAQRRRAELGTLTRSYGADVAEVLAWADVSGRRLLELEGGDDRVAELEGERDALGARLAELGEQVTRARQDAAGVLAEAVSTELAGLAMAGARLVVDVAPAAEPGPHGLDAIEMLLVPHAGAPARPLGKGASGGELSRVMLAIEVALATSPGSGAHRPGTFVFDEVDAGVGGKAAVEVGRRLAALARDSQVLVVTHLAQVAAFADQHLVVTKSHADGVDVVTESDVRSVAGADRVRELARMLSGQEDSEVARSHAAELLELSGVGR; via the coding sequence GTGCTCGAGGAGATCCGGATCGAGAACCTGGGCGTCATCGGGCGCGCGCACGTGACGCTCGGGCGGGGCCTGACCGTCCTCACGGGCGAGACGGGCGCGGGCAAGACGATGGTGCTCACGGGGCTGTCGCTGCTCCTGGGCGGCAAGGCCGACCCCGCTGTCGTCCGCACCGGGCAGCGCAGCGCGTCCGTCGAGGGCCGCATCGTCGAGCCGGAGGGCTCCGCGGTGCTGCGCCGCGCCGAGGACGCCGGTGCGGAGGCCGACGACGACGGGACGCTCGTCGTCCTGCGCACCGTCGGCGCGGCGACCGCCGAGACCTCCGGCCGCTCGCGTGCGTTCCTCGGTGGCCGCTCGGTGCCGCAGGGCGTGCTCGCAGACCTCGCGGACGCCCTCGTGACCGTGCACGGCCAGGCCGACCAGGCGCGGCTGCGGTCCCCGTCGCGCCAGCGTGCCGCGCTCGACGCCTTCGCCGGCCCCGAGCACGCGGCGACGCTCGAGCGGTACCGCGAGGCCTGGAACGCCCGCCAGGCGGTCGTCGCCGAGCTCGCGGAGCTCGTCGAGCGCAGCCAGGACCGGGCACGTGAGGCGGAGCTGCTGCGGCTCGGGCTGAGCGAGGTCGAGCGGATCGACCCGCAGCCCGGCGAGGACGTCGAGCTCGCTGCCGAGGTGGAACGGCTCTCGCACGCCGAGGACCTGCGTGCGGCCGCGTCCGGCGCGCACACCGCGCTCGTCGGCGAGGACGACGCGACCGCGGACGGCTCGGCGAGCGCGGTGATCGACCACGCGCGCCGCCTGCTCGAGAACGTCGGTGAGCACGACGCGACGCTCGCCGCCCTCGCGACCCGCGTCGCCGAGGCGGGCTACCTGGTCGCGGACGCGGCGGCGGACCTCTCGTCGTACGTCCAGGACCTCCAGGCCGACCCCGGCCGGCTCGAGACGGCGCAGCGCCGGCGCGCCGAGCTCGGGACGCTGACGCGCAGCTACGGCGCGGACGTCGCCGAGGTGCTCGCGTGGGCGGACGTCTCCGGTCGGCGGCTGCTCGAGCTCGAGGGCGGGGACGACCGCGTCGCGGAGCTCGAGGGGGAGCGGGACGCCCTGGGCGCGCGGCTGGCCGAGCTCGGCGAGCAGGTCACCCGGGCCCGCCAGGACGCGGCGGGGGTGCTCGCGGAGGCGGTGTCGACCGAGCTCGCGGGCCTCGCGATGGCCGGCGCCCGGCTCGTCGTCGACGTCGCCCCCGCCGCCGAGCCGGGGCCGCACGGGCTCGACGCGATCGAGATGCTCCTCGTGCCGCACGCCGGCGCCCCCGCGCGGCCGCTCGGCAAGGGCGCGTCGGGCGGTGAGCTCTCCCGCGTGATGCTCGCGATCGAGGTCGCGCTGGCGACGTCGCCGGGCTCCGGGGCCCACCGGCCCGGGACCTTCGTGTTCGACGAGGTCGACGCCGGCGTCGGGGGCAAGGCCGCCGTCGAGGTCGGCCGCCGGCTCGCGGCGCTCGCGCGCGACTCGCAGGTGCTCGTCGTGACGCACCTCGCGCAGGTCGCCGCGTTCGCGGACCAGCACCTCGTGGTGACGAAGTCGCACGCCGACGGGGTCGACGTCGTCACCGAGTCGGACGTGCGCTCCGTCGCGGGCGCGGACCGTGTCCGCGAGCTCGCCCGCATGCTCTCCGGCCAGGAGGACTCCGAGGTGGCGCGCTCGCACGCGGCTGAGCTCCTGGAGCTCTCCGGCGTGGGACGATGA
- the steA gene encoding putative cytokinetic ring protein SteA, translating into MRVPLRKRASLPDEPGLAGPARVDPRTKALTKRLRPGDVAVIDHLDIDRVSAEALVACGPAAVLNAARSTSGRYPNLGPEILLAAGIPLVDDLGPDVMAITEGHAVRVVDGAVYDGETLVAEGVLQTAETVAAAMEEARAGLSVQLESFAANTMDYLRRERDLLLDGVGVPDIDTDIDGRQVLIVVRGYHYKEDLVTLRPYIREYRPVLIGVDGGADAILDAGWTPDLIVGDMDSVSDRALRCGAEVVVHAYRDGRAPGLARVEQLGVGHVVFPATGTSEDVAMLLADDKGAELIVAVGTHATLVEFLDKGRSGMASTFLTRLRVGGKLVDAKGVSRLYRHRISNVQLVLLVLAGLLALTVALASTAAGQTLAGLAGARFDDLFSWLGSLVGEPQE; encoded by the coding sequence ATGAGAGTTCCCCTGCGCAAGCGCGCCTCCCTGCCTGACGAGCCCGGCCTCGCCGGTCCGGCCCGAGTCGACCCCCGGACGAAGGCGCTGACGAAGCGCCTGCGCCCCGGCGACGTCGCGGTCATCGACCACCTGGACATCGACCGCGTCTCGGCCGAGGCGCTCGTCGCGTGCGGTCCCGCCGCGGTGCTCAACGCCGCGCGCTCGACGTCGGGCCGCTACCCGAACCTGGGACCCGAGATCCTGCTCGCGGCGGGCATCCCGCTCGTCGACGACCTCGGGCCCGACGTCATGGCGATCACCGAGGGCCACGCCGTGCGGGTGGTCGACGGCGCGGTCTACGACGGCGAGACGCTCGTCGCCGAGGGTGTGCTGCAGACCGCGGAGACCGTCGCCGCGGCGATGGAGGAGGCGCGCGCCGGGCTGTCCGTGCAGCTCGAGTCGTTCGCCGCGAACACGATGGACTACCTGCGCCGCGAGCGTGACCTGCTGCTCGACGGCGTCGGTGTGCCCGACATCGACACCGACATCGACGGCCGCCAGGTCCTCATCGTGGTGCGCGGCTACCACTACAAGGAGGACCTGGTCACCCTCCGGCCGTACATCCGCGAGTACCGGCCGGTGCTCATCGGGGTGGACGGCGGTGCGGACGCGATCCTCGACGCGGGGTGGACGCCCGACCTCATCGTGGGCGACATGGACTCGGTCTCGGACCGGGCGCTGCGGTGCGGCGCCGAGGTCGTGGTGCACGCGTACCGCGACGGGCGCGCACCGGGGCTCGCCCGCGTCGAGCAGCTCGGCGTCGGCCACGTCGTGTTCCCGGCGACGGGGACGAGCGAGGACGTCGCGATGCTGCTCGCGGACGACAAGGGCGCCGAGCTCATCGTCGCCGTCGGGACCCACGCGACGCTCGTGGAGTTCCTCGACAAGGGCCGCTCGGGCATGGCCAGCACGTTCCTCACGCGGCTGCGCGTCGGTGGCAAGCTGGTCGACGCCAAGGGCGTCTCGCGCCTCTACCGCCACCGCATCTCGAACGTCCAGCTCGTGCTGCTCGTGCTCGCCGGGCTCCTGGCCCTCACCGTCGCGCTCGCGTCGACCGCCGCGGGCCAGACGCTCGCGGGCCTCGCCGGCGCGCGCTTCGACGACCTGTTCTCGTGGCTCGGCTCGCTCGTGGGGGAACCCCAGGAATGA
- a CDS encoding copper transporter, with amino-acid sequence MIDFRYHIVSLISVFLALAVGIALGAGPLKETIGDTLTGQVELLRAEKDGLRTELETSQARLANSTSWIGAAGPQLVDGTLEGRRVAVVALGEIDAERATAIDSALTDAGATLTAHVTVTDVWTDEELRSMRRALAGTFVQYLDPAPADDAQDETILAQALAQGLTDASPTSPDTLSESASTLLDLLDEGDQALIAVTEPVVTAADAVVVVSPYDEAAAAAETPAGEDQESVTSAQLAILVAAHERSEGAVLADAPRDAATLTSAVLADPELADRLTTVTGTDQAPGQISVALALNARIGGTNDHYGFGEEQTVLPQPVVLAPVDRTPTSAVPADPNAAGNGG; translated from the coding sequence GTGATCGACTTCCGCTACCACATCGTCTCGCTCATCTCGGTGTTCCTGGCCCTCGCGGTCGGCATCGCGCTGGGCGCCGGACCGCTCAAGGAGACGATCGGCGACACGCTCACCGGCCAGGTCGAGCTGCTGCGCGCCGAGAAGGACGGGCTGCGCACCGAGCTCGAGACGTCGCAGGCGCGGCTCGCGAACTCGACGTCGTGGATCGGCGCCGCCGGACCGCAGCTCGTCGACGGCACGCTCGAGGGCCGCCGGGTCGCCGTCGTCGCGCTCGGCGAGATCGACGCGGAGCGCGCCACGGCGATCGACTCCGCACTCACCGACGCCGGCGCCACGCTGACGGCGCACGTGACCGTGACCGACGTGTGGACCGACGAGGAGCTGCGCAGCATGCGCCGCGCCCTGGCCGGGACGTTCGTGCAGTACCTCGACCCGGCGCCCGCGGACGACGCTCAGGACGAGACGATCCTGGCCCAGGCGCTCGCGCAGGGGCTCACGGATGCCTCGCCGACGTCCCCGGACACGCTGTCGGAGTCCGCGTCGACGCTGCTCGACCTGCTCGACGAGGGGGACCAGGCCCTCATCGCCGTCACGGAGCCGGTCGTCACGGCGGCCGACGCCGTCGTCGTGGTGAGCCCGTACGACGAGGCTGCCGCAGCGGCGGAGACGCCCGCCGGCGAGGATCAGGAGAGCGTGACGAGCGCGCAGCTCGCGATCCTCGTGGCGGCCCACGAGCGCTCCGAGGGCGCCGTGCTGGCGGACGCCCCGCGGGACGCCGCGACGCTGACGAGCGCGGTGCTCGCCGACCCCGAGCTGGCGGACCGTCTCACGACCGTGACGGGAACCGACCAGGCACCGGGCCAGATCTCCGTCGCGCTCGCGCTCAACGCGCGCATCGGCGGCACGAACGACCACTACGGCTTCGGCGAGGAGCAGACGGTGCTGCCGCAGCCGGTCGTCCTCGCACCCGTCGACCGCACGCCGACCTCGGCGGTGCCGGCCGACCCGAACGCCGCCGGGAACGGCGGATGA
- the murJ gene encoding murein biosynthesis integral membrane protein MurJ: MSPRLRALVGGLAGAAAMIAVVTVVSRLLGFARTFALASNVGADSVVDAYAAANALPNVIFEVAAGGALAGALIPVLAGPVARGARGDVDQIASAVLGWVLVALIPLGLLLGLLADPVARLVTSLSGDPEQHDLVRFFVVVFAVQVPLYGVAVTLAGVLQAQRRFFWPAFAPVMSSVVVLVAYFVYGAIAGGEGSDPSAVPDAALRWLAWGTTAGVAAMSLPLFVPVWRSGVRLRLTLRLPAGVAAHLRRLAFAGVGALLAQQAAVLVVLGLALGGPKGTNAVFLYVQAVYVLPYAVLAVPLATATFPRLAERAAAADHGGFARLAALTTRAVLVASGLGAAALVAGAPAVASLFLEIASEGDPNVIQAMGPALSWMAPGLLGYALLFHVARALYALDRGRAAVRAAAIGWLGVVGASCLLCLVVVPDPRTPATLVALGAGNAVGMLVAGGALLIELRRAAGRAALQGIGRSLVVLVTGGVLGALAGRLVTDAVLELVGAGRLAAVSAGAGGGLVALVLGAGVVLALDRGIVRAVAGADGSVRRSSRTPNRRTDA; the protein is encoded by the coding sequence GTGAGCCCGCGGCTCCGGGCGCTCGTCGGCGGGCTCGCCGGCGCGGCGGCGATGATCGCCGTGGTCACGGTGGTCAGCCGGCTGCTCGGCTTCGCGCGCACGTTCGCGCTCGCGTCGAACGTCGGCGCGGACTCGGTGGTGGACGCCTACGCGGCCGCCAACGCGCTGCCGAACGTCATCTTCGAGGTCGCCGCCGGCGGGGCGCTCGCGGGAGCGCTGATCCCCGTCCTCGCCGGGCCGGTGGCACGTGGTGCACGCGGGGACGTCGATCAGATCGCCTCCGCCGTGCTGGGTTGGGTGCTCGTCGCCCTGATTCCGCTCGGCCTGCTGCTCGGGCTGCTCGCCGACCCCGTGGCCCGCCTGGTGACGTCCCTCTCGGGCGACCCCGAGCAGCACGACCTCGTCCGGTTCTTCGTCGTCGTGTTCGCCGTGCAGGTGCCCCTCTACGGTGTCGCGGTCACGCTCGCGGGAGTGCTCCAGGCGCAGCGCCGGTTCTTCTGGCCGGCGTTCGCGCCGGTCATGTCGAGCGTCGTGGTGCTGGTGGCCTACTTCGTGTACGGCGCGATCGCCGGGGGCGAGGGAAGCGATCCGTCCGCCGTCCCCGACGCGGCCCTCCGGTGGCTGGCGTGGGGAACCACGGCCGGAGTCGCGGCGATGAGCCTGCCCTTGTTCGTGCCGGTCTGGCGGTCCGGTGTCCGGCTGCGGCTGACGTTGCGCCTGCCCGCGGGGGTGGCGGCGCACCTGCGCCGACTGGCGTTCGCGGGCGTGGGTGCGCTGCTCGCGCAGCAGGCGGCCGTCCTCGTCGTCCTCGGCCTGGCGCTCGGCGGTCCGAAGGGCACGAATGCTGTCTTCCTCTACGTGCAGGCGGTCTACGTGCTGCCGTATGCGGTCCTCGCCGTCCCGCTCGCGACAGCGACCTTTCCCCGTCTCGCCGAGCGTGCTGCCGCGGCCGACCACGGCGGGTTCGCCCGCCTGGCGGCGCTCACGACGCGCGCCGTGCTGGTGGCATCCGGCCTCGGCGCGGCTGCGCTCGTCGCGGGCGCTCCGGCGGTCGCGAGCCTGTTCCTCGAGATCGCGAGCGAGGGTGATCCGAACGTTATCCAGGCGATGGGCCCGGCGCTGAGCTGGATGGCGCCAGGGCTGCTCGGGTACGCGTTGCTGTTCCACGTCGCCCGGGCGCTGTACGCACTGGATCGAGGCAGGGCGGCGGTGCGCGCGGCCGCGATCGGCTGGCTCGGCGTCGTCGGCGCGTCATGCCTCCTGTGCCTCGTGGTCGTCCCCGACCCGCGAACGCCGGCAACGCTCGTCGCTCTCGGCGCGGGGAACGCCGTGGGGATGCTCGTCGCGGGGGGCGCGCTCTTGATCGAGCTGCGTCGTGCTGCAGGGCGGGCGGCGCTCCAGGGGATCGGACGGTCCCTCGTCGTGCTCGTCACCGGTGGCGTGCTCGGTGCCCTCGCCGGCCGCCTGGTGACGGACGCCGTTCTCGAGCTCGTGGGCGCAGGCCGGCTCGCAGCCGTCAGCGCCGGGGCGGGGGGCGGGCTCGTGGCCCTCGTGCTGGGCGCCGGCGTCGTGCTCGCGCTGGACCGCGGAATCGTGCGCGCGGTCGCCGGAGCCGACGGCTCGGTGCGGCGCTCCTCGAGGACACCCAACCGGAGAACAGACGCATGA
- a CDS encoding glycosyltransferase family 4 protein, with the protein MSRRLVQVLGSSAGGVARHVAQIASALAEAEGGAGALQVQVVGPAAVERTVVGGTMRAAFRAVEIADRPRPAADARAVRQLRRLVRGADVLHAHGLRAGALAVIAARTLPRRARPRSVVTLHNLPVGGRAVRTVSTVLELVVARGADVVLGVSGDLVVRASARGAREAERALVPAPTTAPPTRSRSDVRAALGVPDGASLAVTVARLAPQKGLDTLLDAAALLGSAPALVWVVAGDGPLEGVLAARVRDEDLPVRLLGRRGDVPDLLAAADVVVSTAVWEGQPIAVQEALRVGAAVVATDAGGTREVTGDAALLVPVGSAARLAEAVRRVLADDDSREALRAAAAARSAELPDVAQVVAQLLRVYGFDAGGSGGGTRGR; encoded by the coding sequence ATGAGCCGCCGACTGGTGCAGGTGCTCGGATCCAGCGCCGGCGGCGTCGCTCGCCACGTCGCGCAGATCGCCTCCGCCCTGGCCGAGGCCGAGGGTGGCGCCGGCGCGCTGCAGGTGCAGGTGGTCGGCCCGGCGGCGGTCGAGCGCACCGTCGTGGGAGGGACGATGCGGGCCGCGTTCCGGGCCGTCGAGATCGCGGACCGGCCCCGCCCCGCCGCCGACGCGCGCGCCGTCCGGCAGCTGCGCCGGCTCGTGCGCGGCGCCGACGTGCTGCACGCGCACGGGCTGCGCGCCGGGGCGCTCGCGGTGATCGCCGCGCGGACGCTGCCGCGCCGGGCCCGTCCCCGGTCGGTCGTGACGCTGCACAACCTGCCCGTCGGCGGGCGTGCGGTACGCACGGTCTCGACCGTGCTCGAGCTCGTCGTGGCCCGTGGTGCCGACGTCGTGCTCGGGGTGTCGGGCGACCTCGTCGTGCGGGCCTCGGCACGGGGAGCCCGCGAGGCCGAGCGCGCCCTCGTACCCGCACCCACGACCGCGCCGCCGACCCGGTCGCGCTCGGACGTCCGGGCCGCGCTCGGGGTGCCGGACGGTGCCTCGCTCGCGGTCACGGTGGCGCGCCTCGCACCGCAGAAGGGCCTCGACACGCTGCTCGACGCCGCGGCGCTCCTCGGGTCCGCGCCGGCGCTCGTGTGGGTCGTCGCGGGGGACGGGCCGCTCGAGGGCGTGCTCGCGGCGCGCGTGCGGGACGAGGACCTGCCCGTCCGGCTCCTGGGCCGGCGCGGGGACGTGCCGGACCTGCTCGCCGCCGCCGACGTCGTCGTCTCGACGGCCGTCTGGGAGGGCCAGCCAATCGCCGTCCAGGAGGCGCTGCGCGTCGGGGCGGCCGTCGTCGCGACCGACGCCGGAGGGACGCGCGAGGTGACCGGCGACGCCGCGCTGCTGGTGCCCGTGGGGTCCGCGGCGCGGCTCGCGGAGGCGGTCCGGAGGGTGCTGGCGGACGACGACAGTCGCGAGGCGCTGCGAGCGGCGGCAGCCGCGCGGTCGGCCGAGCTGCCCGACGTCGCGCAGGTCGTCGCCCAGCTCCTGCGCGTCTACGGGTTCGACGCCGGTGGCTCCGGCGGCGGCACGCGCGGCCGTTGA
- a CDS encoding CTP synthase, whose translation MAERANRLSGRSDNTTRHIFVTGGVASSLGKGLTASSLGRLLRSRGLKVTMQKLDPYLNVDPGTMNPFQHGEVFVTEDGAETDLDVGHYERFLDVELVGSANVTTGQVYSQVIAKERRGEYLGDTVQVIPHITDEIKLRMRAQADPAEGQAPDVIITEIGGTVGDIESLPFLEAARQVRHDLGRDNVFFLHVSLVPYIGPSGELKTKPTQHSVAALRSIGIQPDAIVCRADRDIPESTKRKIALMCDVDAEAVVTAKDAPSIYDIPRVLHSEGLDAYVVQRLGLPFRDVDWSGWDELLQRVHVPAHRVEVALVGKYIDLPDAYLSVTEALRAGGFHHDAKVVIRWVTSDDCQTPEGAKLALEGVDAVLVPGGFGVRGIEGKLGALRWAREQKVPTLGICLGLQCMVIEFARTVLDLPGASSSEFDTDPVDPVVATMEEQLAIVDGAGDLGGTMRLGAYDAVLTPGSVVAEAYGTTEVSERHRHRYEVNNGYRDRLEAAGLVISGVSPDRSLVEFVELPRETHPYFVATQAHPEFKSRPNRAHPLFAGLIGAALAEHGTDED comes from the coding sequence GTGGCAGAGCGCGCAAATCGACTCTCCGGGCGGTCGGACAACACGACCCGGCACATCTTCGTCACCGGAGGCGTCGCCTCCTCTCTGGGCAAGGGCCTCACGGCCAGCTCCCTCGGTCGGCTCCTGCGCTCCCGTGGCCTCAAGGTCACCATGCAGAAGCTCGACCCGTACCTCAACGTCGACCCCGGGACGATGAACCCGTTCCAGCACGGCGAGGTCTTCGTGACGGAGGACGGCGCGGAGACCGACCTCGACGTCGGGCACTACGAGCGCTTCCTCGACGTCGAGCTCGTGGGCTCGGCGAACGTCACGACCGGCCAGGTGTACTCGCAGGTCATCGCCAAGGAGCGTCGCGGCGAGTACCTCGGGGACACGGTGCAGGTCATCCCGCACATCACCGACGAGATCAAGCTGCGCATGCGCGCCCAGGCGGACCCCGCCGAGGGGCAGGCGCCGGACGTGATCATCACCGAGATCGGCGGCACGGTCGGCGACATCGAGTCGCTGCCGTTCCTCGAGGCGGCGCGCCAGGTGCGCCACGACCTCGGCCGCGACAACGTGTTCTTCCTGCACGTGTCCCTGGTGCCGTACATCGGCCCGAGCGGTGAGCTCAAGACGAAGCCGACGCAGCACTCGGTGGCTGCGCTGCGCTCGATCGGCATCCAGCCCGACGCGATCGTGTGCCGTGCCGACCGCGACATCCCCGAGTCCACGAAGCGCAAGATCGCGCTCATGTGCGACGTCGACGCCGAGGCGGTCGTGACCGCCAAGGACGCGCCGAGCATCTACGACATCCCGCGCGTGCTGCACTCCGAGGGCCTCGACGCGTACGTCGTGCAGCGCCTCGGCCTGCCGTTCCGGGACGTCGACTGGAGCGGCTGGGACGAGCTGCTGCAGCGCGTGCACGTCCCCGCGCACCGCGTCGAGGTCGCGCTCGTCGGCAAGTACATCGACCTGCCCGACGCGTACCTCTCGGTGACCGAGGCGCTGCGTGCCGGCGGCTTCCACCACGACGCCAAGGTCGTCATCCGCTGGGTCACCTCGGACGACTGCCAGACCCCCGAGGGCGCCAAGCTGGCGCTCGAGGGCGTCGACGCGGTCCTCGTGCCCGGCGGGTTCGGCGTGCGCGGCATCGAGGGCAAGCTCGGCGCGCTGCGCTGGGCCCGCGAGCAGAAGGTGCCGACGCTCGGCATCTGCCTCGGCCTGCAGTGCATGGTCATCGAGTTCGCGCGCACGGTGCTCGACCTGCCCGGCGCGTCGTCCTCGGAGTTCGACACCGACCCGGTCGACCCGGTCGTCGCGACGATGGAGGAGCAGCTCGCCATCGTCGACGGCGCGGGCGACCTCGGCGGCACGATGCGGCTCGGCGCGTACGACGCGGTGCTGACCCCCGGGTCGGTCGTCGCGGAGGCCTACGGCACGACCGAGGTCTCGGAGCGCCACCGGCACCGCTACGAGGTCAACAACGGCTACCGCGACCGTCTCGAGGCGGCCGGGCTCGTGATCTCGGGCGTCTCGCCCGACCGGTCGCTCGTCGAGTTCGTCGAGCTCCCGCGCGAGACCCACCCGTACTTCGTGGCGACGCAGGCGCACCCCGAGTTCAAGTCGCGCCCGAACCGCGCGCACCCGCTCTTCGCGGGCCTGATCGGTGCGGCGCTCGCGGAGCACGGGACGGACGAGGACTGA